In one Streptomyces sp. T12 genomic region, the following are encoded:
- a CDS encoding Crp/Fnr family transcriptional regulator, with translation MPPSLDLRMNHALPVEHRERLLRVGRETHFPQGARLFEEGGHANNFWIIRDGTAALDMHVPGRRPPVIETLGVGDLVGWSWLYEPFVWQLGAEALTPLRAHEFDAVAVRLMCLNDPEFGRAVEHWVGRVLAHRLNAARARLVDLYGIHETKEPR, from the coding sequence ACGCTCTGCCCGTCGAGCACCGCGAGCGGCTGCTCCGCGTCGGCCGCGAGACCCACTTCCCGCAGGGCGCCCGCCTGTTCGAGGAGGGCGGCCACGCCAACAACTTCTGGATCATCCGGGACGGCACCGCCGCGCTCGACATGCATGTGCCAGGCCGCCGGCCGCCGGTCATCGAGACGCTCGGCGTCGGCGACCTCGTCGGCTGGTCCTGGCTGTACGAGCCGTTCGTGTGGCAGCTGGGCGCCGAGGCCCTGACCCCGCTCAGGGCCCACGAGTTCGACGCCGTCGCCGTCCGATTGATGTGCCTGAACGATCCCGAGTTCGGGCGGGCCGTCGAGCACTGGGTCGGCCGCGTGCTGGCGCACCGGCTGAACGCGGCCCGCGCCCGGCTTGTCGACCTGTACGGGATCCATGAGACGAAGGAACCACGATGA
- a CDS encoding FAD/NAD(P)-binding protein — MTAVPVPHRVVARRPETADTVTLHLEPVGAALPDFAPGQFAMVHSFGRGEIPVSVSSVQATGGLAHTIRSVGAVSDGLCSARVGDVVGLSGPYGNTWELERARECDVLVVAGGIGLAPLRPLILSALAGPEAYRRVNVLVGARTPGDVIARQEIESWPTAFTGVTVDQPDADWRGDVGMVTQLLGRAYFDPDRTWAFVCGPEPMIRATARELAQRGVPGDRVRVSLERNMRCATGHCGHCQLGPLLLCQVGPVVDWERAEPLLSVREL, encoded by the coding sequence ATGACCGCCGTACCGGTCCCCCATCGCGTGGTCGCCCGCCGGCCGGAGACCGCGGACACGGTCACGCTGCACCTCGAACCGGTCGGCGCGGCGCTGCCCGACTTCGCGCCGGGGCAATTCGCGATGGTGCACTCCTTCGGCCGGGGCGAGATCCCCGTCTCGGTGAGTTCCGTGCAGGCCACGGGCGGACTGGCACACACGATCCGCTCGGTGGGCGCGGTCTCCGACGGGCTGTGCTCGGCGCGGGTCGGCGATGTCGTCGGGCTGAGTGGCCCGTACGGCAACACCTGGGAGCTGGAGCGGGCGCGCGAGTGTGACGTGCTGGTCGTGGCCGGCGGCATCGGCCTTGCCCCGCTGCGGCCGCTGATCCTCAGCGCGCTGGCCGGGCCGGAGGCCTACCGCCGCGTCAACGTCCTGGTCGGGGCACGTACCCCGGGCGACGTGATCGCCCGGCAGGAGATCGAGAGCTGGCCCACGGCGTTCACCGGAGTGACGGTCGACCAGCCCGACGCCGACTGGCGCGGCGACGTCGGCATGGTCACCCAGCTGCTGGGGCGGGCGTACTTCGACCCGGACCGCACCTGGGCGTTCGTCTGCGGGCCCGAGCCGATGATCCGGGCCACCGCCCGCGAACTCGCCCAGCGCGGTGTCCCCGGCGACCGTGTCCGTGTCTCGCTGGAACGGAACATGCGCTGCGCGACAGGGCACTGCGGGCACTGCCAGCTCGGACCGCTGCTGCTGTGCCAAGTGGGCCCCGTCGTGGACTGGGAGCGCGCCGAACCGCTGCTGTCCGTAAGGGAGTTGTGA
- a CDS encoding oxidoreductase: MAPTLAVFKLASCDGCQLTLLDCEDELLALAGEVEIAHFLEASSAVEPGPYDLSLVEGSVTTAEDAERVRAIRAASRHLVTIGACATAGGIQALRNFADVDEYRRVVYAHPEYVETLATSTPVSAHVDVDFELRGCPIDRRQLIEVITAFLSGRKPDIPDHSVCFECKRRGTVCVTVAHGTPCLGPVTHAGCGALCPAYHRGCFGCFGPSGSVNLPALIPLLRRDGLDDAAVERFLHTFNAAAFEKFEKESAK, translated from the coding sequence ATGGCACCCACACTCGCCGTGTTCAAGTTGGCCTCCTGCGACGGCTGCCAGCTCACCCTGCTGGACTGCGAGGACGAACTCCTGGCACTGGCGGGCGAGGTGGAGATCGCGCACTTCCTGGAGGCGTCCAGCGCGGTGGAACCCGGACCGTACGACCTGTCCCTGGTCGAGGGCTCCGTCACCACGGCCGAGGACGCCGAGCGGGTCCGCGCGATCCGGGCGGCCTCGCGCCACCTGGTGACCATCGGGGCGTGCGCGACCGCCGGGGGCATTCAGGCGCTCAGGAACTTCGCGGACGTCGACGAGTACCGGCGTGTGGTGTACGCGCACCCCGAGTACGTCGAGACGCTGGCCACCTCCACGCCCGTGTCGGCGCATGTGGACGTCGACTTCGAGCTGCGCGGCTGTCCGATCGACAGGCGTCAGCTCATCGAGGTGATCACCGCGTTCCTCTCCGGCCGCAAGCCGGACATCCCGGACCACAGCGTGTGCTTCGAGTGCAAGCGGCGTGGCACCGTCTGCGTCACCGTCGCCCACGGCACCCCCTGCCTGGGCCCGGTCACGCACGCCGGGTGCGGGGCGCTGTGCCCGGCGTATCACCGCGGCTGCTTCGGCTGCTTCGGGCCGTCCGGGTCGGTGAACCTGCCCGCGCTGATCCCGCTGCTGCGCCGCGACGGCCTCGACGACGCCGCCGTGGAACGGTTCCTGCACACCTTCAACGCCGCCGCGTTCGAGAAGTTCGAGAAGGAGTCGGCCAAGTGA